The following is a genomic window from Rana temporaria chromosome 7, aRanTem1.1, whole genome shotgun sequence.
GCCAAAAAAAGAGTAAAACATATATCCCGAAGCatggggcatttgtattcagccccctttgctctgatacccctaactaaaatctagaggaaccaattgccttcagaagtcacccaattagtaaatagagtccacgtgTGTGTCattgaatctcagtataaatacagctgttctgtgaagccctcagagctttgttagagaaccttagtgaacaaacagcatcataaaagtcaatgaacacatcagacaggtcaggggaaaaggtgtggagaagtataaagcagggttaggttatataaaaaaatattgcaagctttgaacatctcacggagctctgtttaatccatcatcggaaaataaaaagagtatggcacaactgcaaacctaccaagacatggtcgtccacctaaactgaccgggccgggcaaggagagcattcatcagagaagcagccaagaggtccatggtaactctggaggagctgcagagatccacagctcaggggggagaatctgtccacaggacaactattagtggtctctccacaaatctgccctttatggaagagtgacaagaagaaagacattggagaaagagacataagaagtcctgtttgccgtttacgagaagccatgtgggggaggggccacagaaaacatgtggaggaaggtgctctggtcacatgacaccaaaattcaactttttggcctaaaagtaaaatgctatgtgtggggaaaactaacactgcatatcaccctgaacacaccatccccacgtgaaacatggtggtggtatcatgtggtggggatgctttttttcagcagggacagggaagctgggcaTAGTTGATTGGAGTTACCGTTCTTGTTCCTTAGGGCGTCTACCAGAGGGCTCTCTGGTATTCAGTGACCTATATTCGatgatttttttaatcattttttctaAGCATCATTATTGTGTTCTTATGGCTATGAATACCTGATTAAATGTGTCCTTTTTATGTAACATTTtatacgtttttttgtttttttaccttcaataaaaacatttaaatatattGTTTTCAATCACTCTGTCCACTAATCGATAAGTAAAAATAGATGACAAAGTGATAAAAACACTTTCAGTTGATTTTTAATTCAAATATTAAAGACTCTTCTCAGTTTTTAGAACAATGGCTCCCAAGGTGTTATAAATTATGTCTTAGGAGACCTTTAATGAGACTTTCAGCTTTGTGTTCTTACAACACAACAAACGGTCCTGAGGGAATGCCAACATCTCATATATATAATTAGCTGATACAAAGGTACAGATGTAAATGTGAGTACAATGTGTACGCACACCGCACAGGTTTTCCAAGCATTGTATCTTCAGATCCATAATTTTGTTATTGTATTAtagtaaacaaagaaaaaggaaaaaaataatatgagGAATGTGACAGAGATTTCCTTTCTTATTCTTGTGGGTCTATCAGACCATCCACTGACCATGAATGGACTTTTTGTGTTCTTCCTTCTCATCTATCTGATGACTCTTATCACAAaccttcttatttttttcttggtCCTCACTGACTACAATCTGCACAacccaatgtatttttttcttgccaaCTTGGCATTTCTGGACATGTCCTATTCATCAGTGACGGCACCAAGGATGCTCTTTGATTTGGTCACAAGGAGCCGATCAATATCCATTCCTGCCTGTATAGCCCAAGCCTTCTTCTACTTCTTTTTTGTTTGCTCAGAAGTTTTCTTGCTCTCGGCTATGTCATACGACCGCTACATTGCCGTCTGCCGCCCTCTACATTACACACTAATTATGTCTTGGAGGGTCTGTACTCGTCTGGCCTGTCTGTCCTGGGTTGCAGGATGTTCTATCTCTTTGGTTCATTATTTACTTTTGCTCAGGTTGTCCTTCTGCAGAACATCTTCCATCCACAACTTCTTTTGTAACCTTCCACACTTATATCAAATTTCATGTACTGACCCCTTCATAAACGTGATGGTCCTATTGATAGTAGGTATTGGTATTGCATCAGGAGTCGTTCTTATGACCTTTCTTCCCTATGTCTATATTCTCAGGACCATCCTCAGAATCCGTAGCAAGACTGGAAAGAGGAAAGCCTTCTCCACCTGCACATCACATATTACTGTGGTCTCCATCTTTTACGgctctttaatttttatttacttgGTTCCAACGTCCAGCGATATGTTCAATTTAAATAAAACGTTTACAGTCATCTCTGCCCTCATTAACCCATTGCTGAATCCTCTGATCTACAGTCTGAGGAACAAAGATCTCATGGAGGCACTTATGAGGTCTTATCATCACTTAAAGTTATTCCAGCCATCATTCTGAAAATATTATTGTGAAATGTAAAACAcacctgaaaagcaaacatgaGAAAACATAGTAACAATAGAACattgcagttaaaggggttgtaaaggaaacaatttttttccctaaatatcttcctttgccttagtgcagtcctccttcacttacctcatccttctattttgcttttaaatgtccttatttcttctgagaaatcctcacttcctgttcttctgtctgtaactccacacagtaatgcaaggctttctccctggtgtgtagaaagcctcttgagggggcgagcaggagggtcaggacactctctgctttgcagatagaaaaaggatctgtgtgttaagggcgtcctgacactcctgctcgccccctcaagaggctttctccacaccaggataAAAagcctcatgccccgtacacaccatcactttatgtgatgaaaaaaaatgacgtttttaaaaacgtcactttaattgaccgtgtgtgggggaaaacgttgttttatgtcttctaaaaaacgaccaaaaaaaattgaagcatgcttcaattttatgtgtcgtttttcaaaatgtcaacttttacttcacagaaattgaccgtgtgtagcaaaaaacgtcgtttaaaacgacgttttttcacccgcgcatgcccagaagctacttatgaagcgagcttcaatggaaaaacgtggtggaacgtaacctcgctttgctagaacattgtgagaaaaacgatggtgtgtaggcaacttcgtctttgaaaattgaagtttcaaaaacgtcattttttacttcacagaaaatgtcgttttttttcatcacataaagtgatggtgtgtatgcggcatcacatTACTAtggggagttacagacagaagaacaggaagtgaggatttctcagaagaaataaggacatttaaaagcaaaattggaaggatgaggtaagtgaaggaggactgcactaaggttaaggaagctatttagggaaaacattttttacctttacaacccctttaaacataaaacacagtaaaacagAGCATAACAATACAGAGAAAACAATGAAGAGAGAAGAACAAAGTTATTCCAGCCATCATTCTGAAAATATTTTTGTGAAATGTGAAACTTTTTGTATTTCTGTGCCATTTTTATTGACTAGAAATTTCAGTAATGTCCTTTATAAAATGTAAACATGTCAGGGGCTTGAACTTGTACTTACCCTTACATGACCGGAGGTCTTTGTAACCCAAAAAACAAATGTAGCAGTTCCAATAAGTTTTGGTTTTAaccttaaaatgactatttttGCTTTCCATAATTGTtttacatagatttttttttggatCTATAAGGTGTTTAAATGGCACAAAGCTGATGattgaacaacaaaaaaaatgtagttttagtTTGATTAATGAGCGAACATATTTTGCATaaaatatactgggccagattcacaaaagagatacgacggcgtatctcctgatacgccgtcgtagctctgagatacgattgtcgtatctatgcggttgATTCATAGAAtaatttacgcatagatagccctaagatccgacaggtgtaattgacttacaccgtcggatcttaggctgcaattctaggccaggccgctaggtggcgattccattgcggtcggcgtagaatacgcaaatgactagttacgccgattcacgaacgtccgctttgcccgtcgatctaaatttacgttgtttccgtagagatgcatcGCGTAAAACTaggcatgccctctaggtggtctaaccaatgttaagtatagccgtcgttcccgcgcccaattttttaatttcacgtcgtttgcgtaagtcctccgtgaatggcgct
Proteins encoded in this region:
- the LOC120946291 gene encoding olfactory receptor 1J2-like, which codes for MRNVTEISFLILVGLSDHPLTMNGLFVFFLLIYLMTLITNLLIFFLVLTDYNLHNPMYFFLANLAFLDMSYSSVTAPRMLFDLVTRSRSISIPACIAQAFFYFFFVCSEVFLLSAMSYDRYIAVCRPLHYTLIMSWRVCTRLACLSWVAGCSISLVHYLLLLRLSFCRTSSIHNFFCNLPHLYQISCTDPFINVMVLLIVGIGIASGVVLMTFLPYVYILRTILRIRSKTGKRKAFSTCTSHITVVSIFYGSLIFIYLVPTSSDMFNLNKTFTVISALINPLLNPLIYSLRNKDLMEALMRSYHHLKLFQPSF